A window of Mercenaria mercenaria strain notata chromosome 16, MADL_Memer_1, whole genome shotgun sequence contains these coding sequences:
- the LOC128549756 gene encoding zinc finger protein 234-like, whose product MDTQTEVPKERKYVCAVCSKAFISARNLRQHMFIHTGDFPYKCDICGKGFSCKLTLKRHVPIHTGDRPYHCAICNKKFAKLATLKMHMPIHTGERNYECKICKKSFSRPGTLTVHMRIHTNVKKYLCTICKCRFIRSDDLKRHKIRHTGTRERVFKCKVCEKTLFKLSSVKYHMLKHSGEFPDSLKCKICQKGMPNSYALKRHMMIHTGERPYKCKICTKAFNQSHCLKSHMNKHLEKSPYRCCICMTNFSCSKNLQEHMLRHTGEKNYGCQVCKKKFTTKQQLTCHFMNKHSTERPYECDICKKTFALSKVLKTHMSVHMKQLPYKCDICKKSYDRIDYLEAHMHTHTGEDRFACDKCGKMLKSLWNLKKHMKRHENDPFICNICGKTVVYKENIELHMELFHSDDKMSTEI is encoded by the coding sequence ATGGATACGCAAACAGAAGTCCCAAAAGAACGTAAATACGTTTGTGCTGTTTGTAGTAAAGCATTTATTTCAGCCCGAAACTTGCGGCAACACATGTTTATTCATACTGGAGATTTTCCATATAAGTGTGATATTTGCGGAAAGGGATTTTCCTGTAAATTGACTTTAAAGAGACATGTGCCAATTCATACTGGAGACCGACCCTATCATTGTGCCATTTGCAACAAGAAATTTGCAAAGTTAGCTACTCTGAAAATGCACATgccaatacatacaggagagcgTAATTATGAATGTAAGATATGCAAGAAATCTTTCTCGAGACCAGGAACATTGACAGTTCACATGAGGATCCACACAAATGTGAAGAAGTATTTGTGCACTATATGTAAGTGTCGTTTTATTCGTTCTGATGACTTAAAGAGACACAAGATTAGGCATACCGGTACTCGTGAGCGTGTCTTTAAATGTAAGGTTTGTGAAAAAACGTTATTCAAACTTTCCTCTGTTAAATATCATATGTTAAAGCACTCGGGAGAATTTCCAGATAgtcttaaatgtaaaatatgtcaaaaaggAATGCCAAATTCTTACGCTTTGAAGAGGCATATGATGATTCATACAGGAGAACGTCCCTACAAGTGTAAAATATGCACGAAAGCATTCAATCAGTCACATTGTTTGAAATCGCATATGAATAAACATTTAGAAAAGAGTCCATACAGATGTTGCATTTGTATGACGAATTTTTCTTGTTCTAAAAACCTTCAAGAACATATGCTAAGACATACAGGAGAGAAAAATTATGGCTGTCAGGTATGTAAGAAAAAGTTTACAACTAAACAGCAGCTAACGtgtcattttatgaataaacatTCAACTGAGCGCCCATATGAATGTGATATTTGCAAGAAAACTTTCGCGCTGTCAAAAGTCTTAAAGACACACATGTCAGTTCACATGAAACAACTTCCATACAAATGTGATATATGCAAGAAGTCATATGATAGGATTGATTATCTGGAAGCACATATGCATACTCACACTGGAGAAGATCGTTTTGCCTGTGATAAATGTGGAAAGATGCTAAAAAGTTTGTGGAACCTCAAGAAACACATGAAACGGCATGAAAATGATCCTTTTATATGTAACATATGTGGAAAAACTGTTGtctataaagaaaatatagagtTGCATATGGAACTTTTCCACTCTGATGACAAAATGTCTACAGAAATTTAA